Within Capra hircus breed San Clemente chromosome 7, ASM170441v1, whole genome shotgun sequence, the genomic segment taaataaataaaaacaaatattattaaaaaaaaaaaaaaagaacttgcctCCAAAGCAGGCCTGCCAGGAGCCCCAGAGACAGAGCCTGGAACTAGGAACGAGTCCCCTATCCCAGGTCACAAACACGATCATAAAGAGGCGTCTGAAAACAACAGGATGCCCGTCTGCTTCAGGTACTAGGTGAGTGTGATGGAGACTGTAAGACAAGGATGTTTAAACTAACAATGGAAAAGAAGGCATCAAAAACAGAAGGGGCCATACACTCAAAATAGACCTACTGATCTGAAAGAGAAACATACTTTGCAGAACTGAAAGACAGTGACACTAAGTACTTATgggtttgtgcatgtgtgctcaatcatgtccgactctgccaccccatggactgtagccccaccaggctcctctattcatgggatttcccagacaagaatactggagttgggtgctactgcctccaggggaacttctttacccagggattgaacctgctcccCTGCACAGGCagagcagattcttcaccgctgagccacctgagaagccctaattTTAATGGGTTCAGGAGGTGGATAAGCCACAGCTGAAGAGAGAACCAGCCAAGTAAGTGAAAGACAGAGCTGAAAGAAATCAGCCAGCAGCTCCATGGAGGACGCTGAGGGGCTAAGGAGAGGGTTAAGTCCTAAGAGGTGTCTACAGGCGGCGGGACGAGAGGCAGCGAGTGTGGGTATGAAGACCCTGAGGATTGTGGAAAATAGAGCATGTTTATTGGGGGGAGCGTCACTCCTTGAGGGAGAAATGCATCTTGTCGTTGGTATGAAGACCCTGAGGATTGTGGAAAATAGAGCATGTTTATTGGGGGGGCGTCACTCTTTGAGGGAGAAATGCATCTTGTCGTTGATCATCTTGCGCTCAGGGTTCAGGCGCTTCAGGATCTGAGCCAGCACATTCACTGTCTGCTCGCTGCTCAGCCCCGTCTTCTTGGTCTGGAACTTCTTCAGCAGGTCCTTGGTGGTCATGGGCTTCCGTGTCAGGTAGCGGCGCACGGCATCTTCAGTCACTTGAACGTCACTGGAGGTGGGGAGCTGGGTGTCAGCGGGCGTCCTCTGTCCCTGAgccccctgacccccaccccccaccggcCCCTGATGTGCTCTCCCACTTACCCACTGCTGGGGGTTGACTTCCCAGACTGGGGCTGAGGAGTGGATTTCCCGGACAAGCTCTGGGGCCCGGTGTCCAGTCGCAGCCGCTTGGCTGCCGGCGTTTCGCTGGTGCGCTTCCCTGTGGGAGGTGGCGGTGGGACTGAGACCAGGTCTGGGAGGCTGGACCACTGGGTAGGGGGGTGGGAGGACAGTGCTGGGATCATGTGTGCAAGGGGCTCAGAGGATGCGGAACAGGAAGACCAGGATGGGGTCAACAGCGGGGTAGGGTAGGCAGGGTGGGATGGCGGGGTACTACTCACCCTGCTCCAGCTTGCTGGCGGCTGCCCGGAGGGTGGAAGAAGTACTGCCTGCCTCAGTGCTGGGCGTGCCTGGCCGGCTGTTACCCCTGGAACTGCCCCCTGATGGCTTCCGCTCCCTTTTGGGGGGCGTCTTCTTCTTCTGTGGAGATCGCAACTGAGAACATGTCAGGAGAGGGGCCCCCCACCGTCCTCCCTGGCCAGCCCTGCCTCGGCTGGGCCTTACCGCCATGAAGAGTGCTGAGGAGGCTTCACTGTCGATGTCACTCTCCTCCGAGCTGTCGGACTCCTCGCTGCTGTCTGCAAGGGACCAGAGGAGGGGACGTCAGGACCGGAGACCCCTGAGCCAGCTCTCAGCCCTGTCCCAGATCAGGGCCTCAGAGGGACCAACCCACCTTTCCTCCGCTTCTTCTCCTGCGGCGTGGgcgccttcttctcctcctcctcctccttgtcctCCTCAGGCGGCTTTTCCTCCTCACTCTCTTCGCTGCTCTCACTCTGCTCATCCACGCCCTTGGGGCCCTCCTCCTGCTGCGTGGGCTTGGGCTTGCCTTCCAGCTCATCCTGGGAGCTGCTGTAAGACAGAGAGCGGGCAGAGGGTGAGTGAGCGCGTCTGCAGGCCGGCCCAGGGTCTCACACCCGCCTCCCGCCTGCCTCACCTGGAACCATCGGACATATAGTCCACCTCCTGGCCCTCGAAGTCCCCGTCATCACTGTCCTCAAAGGCCTCATCATCTGagcccttcttcttcttcttcttccggCCCCCCTTGCTGGGCAGTGCCTTCTTCTTGGCCTTGGGGGCTCTGCCACCTGGGGAGGGACAGACAAGGTGAGGGGCTCAGATGGGCATGCATCGTGTTGTGTGTATCTAATGATGCCTGGACATCTCAGGGGCTGTGGTGATGCCAGGAACGGCCCTAATTCCTCCAAGAGGCAGAGAGCTGGCCCAGGGTTGTACCAATCACCCACCACCAAGCAAGCAATCCCAACTTCACACCCCTAGACAACCCCTTTCTCTAACTCACACTCAGGGCCGCCATCGCTGCCCTAAATCACCTGGGCCAGCCAGCCACCGGGCAACCAGAGACCACCCCTTGGCCCAGAGGCTGCTGGCACGACTCAAACTGGCCAGTCTTaaggccattcccatggaaaTCCCAGGCGAGCCCATGGCTGAGAAAGACCTTCCCGGGGCCTCCTAACCAGCCCTGGTGCTTCCCCCAGCGGCCAAGCTCCTGGGGGGATCCAGGGGTCTGCAAGTAACCAAGCAATCCTTTCAGGGGCATTCACTTTTCTGAGTCATCACACAAGACCTGAATTAATTTCAACTGCGGCCCCAGCTGCCCAGGGCTGGCTACATCTGCCTCACCCTCCTCGCCACTGGCCTCGCTGTCATCCGACGACATCTCCAGGTCGTCCTCCAGGTCGTGGATGCGCAGCTCGCTGGCCTTCTTGCGGCTGCGCTTCTCCTTCTCCTCATCCTCCTCGTCCTGGTCCTGGTCTTTCAGCCGCCGCTGCTGCATGATGCTGAAGTGGTTCAGGACCTTGTTTCTCCTGTGGGGCGGGGGGCAGTGTTACAGCAGGGGCTGGCAGCGGGCCTGGCTCCGGGGACCCCCTCTGGGAGTGGGCCTCATCCACTGGTGCCTCCCTGCACTTCCACCAGGTGTGCCCCGAAGGGAGAGCCACTGACACAACTTAGGTGATGAGAGGGACGACCTGACCCCACACATGGGGACACAAGCACGTGGCAGAAAGACCCTGAGAGCACACAGGGAGAGCTGGCCCTCCTTTGGTTCCCTGTCTGCCCAGAGTCCCTCAGGAGAATGTCTCGTGTGATGCTGACGCCCTAGCACCGGATCCAACTCCCCACTTCTCCAGTCCCTCTCCCCGCTGTCT encodes:
- the GTF2F1 gene encoding general transcription factor IIF subunit 1; this translates as MAALGPSSQNVTEYVVRVPKNTTKKYNIMAFNAADKVNLTTWNQARLERDLSNKKIYQEEEMPESGAGSEFNRKLREEARRKKYGIVLKEFRPEDQPWLLRVNGKSGRKFKGIKKGGVTENTSYYIFTQCPDGAFEAFPVHNWYNFTPLAKHRTLTAEEAEEEWERRNKVLNHFSIMQQRRLKDQDQDEEDEEKEKRSRKKASELRIHDLEDDLEMSSDDSEASGEEGGRAPKAKKKALPSKGGRKKKKKKGSDDEAFEDSDDGDFEGQEVDYMSDGSSSSQDELEGKPKPTQQEEGPKGVDEQSESSEESEEEKPPEEDKEEEEEKKAPTPQEKKRRKDSSEESDSSEESDIDSEASSALFMAKKKTPPKRERKPSGGSSRGNSRPGTPSTEAGSTSSTLRAAASKLEQGKRTSETPAAKRLRLDTGPQSLSGKSTPQPQSGKSTPSSGDVQVTEDAVRRYLTRKPMTTKDLLKKFQTKKTGLSSEQTVNVLAQILKRLNPERKMINDKMHFSLKE